A window of Castanea sativa cultivar Marrone di Chiusa Pesio chromosome 8, ASM4071231v1 genomic DNA:
atatttgatttttgttttttgagcaAACACATTGTTTTTTACATTTAACTGAACTGCTCTAAAACCGGTCCAACTGTagtagtttttggtttttttgattAAACAATTGGTTTTTCGATTGTCTCTACTTTTTATGTAAGTTTTGGTTTATAGGTATAATCGGACCGAATTGATGCTCGGTTTCCGGTCAAACTGGTcagttcggtttttaaaaccatggaaTCTTTacgttttattatttattatttttttttctcttctcatcTTATTTGTGATACATTTGCTGTGATATTTCAGTTTGTTATTTTATGACCTATAGCAGATtatccacaccaaaaaaaaaaaaaaaaaaaaaaaagaaaaaaagtaaagaaaagaaaagacctaTAGCATTATTGGATCGCCTTGCTCAGGATTTTGAGTAACCATGTGAAACAAACACAAACGGAAACAAAAGCTAGCAAAAGAAGATTAGCTAGGAAGGTAGTTGGTAAGTTAGTGTCAGTCAGTCAGTATTGAGCAATATAGCTTGGCAGATTCTAGTGGAATTTGTGGCTATGAGGAGGGCAggtattcaaagaaaaaaacaaaaacaaaaaggtagTCGGCGGGGTATCTCATGATATTTGCTCAGactaaatccaaaaaatataaagaatttaCTTTTCTAAAGGAGAAAGAagcaaacttttgaaaaagaaaatagaatgaAAACAACCGAGGGGCCTAAATTTGTTGGCAATGATGGATGGCCTACTACTACCCAGAGGCGCGTGAGTTTCTTACTGCTATCTAGGGTCGTTTAGATAGAgttaaaaactcaaaatgaattctcagtaaaaaaaattgacagcTGAAATGACTTCtcggtaaataaaaaaaaaaaaaaaaaattgaaaacgcTGACCTCAAGATGCAGCCGCTCTATCGAAACACTGCCCTAAGAGAGCGTTTGGATTGCGTCTGCATTTTCACGCAAACGTgtttttgcctcttttttttttagtagcaCCTCTTGCATTGTTTATAAGACATAAACAGTGTATTAAGACAAATgcacatttttttatatgaacagtaactcaaaaattattatttttagtttttaatttttagcaaaataagctaTATCTAAACGCACCAAAAGTAAGCTTTTGATTTTGaagaataaaaatacaattaacatcaatTTTTCTGTAAAGCTTATCCCGGTAAAAAAGTGTGGACTTGGTTTAAATTACTCTCAATCATTGAAGCATATATTGATTCAGAGAGCAAACAGTCTATATATCCACCTTCCCACTTCTGAAAcccattgcttttttttttttttttttttggtttaacaaGAAAGCATAGCTGGGGCTTTCACATTGTTGAATTATTAACAATGTggggtcaaaaaaaattacatttcatCAAAAAGCATTCCCCGCAGAGTTGGAGTAATAAAGACAGCGTTGAATTATTGGCAATGCGGGATCAACCACGTGGTAAGGTGGTCCTATGTGCAACTATGAATGCGTGAACCTAATCTGATCTGATGACTTGTAGAACTGCATCTACTTAAATGTGGTATAAGAACTAAGAACTGCACAGGCTTTCACACCACAAGCAAAAACCAATCTCTTTAAGTTTCCTGGAGTTACTCACTTTGTCAATTTCTTTCCATTGCGAAAAAGAAAAGCATGGCTACCATAGTAGGAGAAGCATTACTGTCTGAATCCGTTAAACTGTTACTTGACTTGGCATCTCAGGAGGTCGTGAAGTTCATCCGGGGAAGAAAAGTCTCTGATACACTACTAACAAAGCTGAAGACATCGTGTCTTACCCTCAGCAAAGTGCTCAATGACGCAGAGGGAAGGGAAATCACAGACGCAAATGTCAAAGACTGGGTTGATGAGCTTAAGGATGCTGTCTATCACGCAGAGGACCTTTTGGATGAGATCGCTACTGAAGCTTTGCGGTGCCAGGTGGAAGCTGATTTTGTAATTACCTGTACGAGTAAGGTACGTAACTTCATCTCTACTCCATTTGATCAGTTTGGGAGAAAACTAGAATCAAAGTTACAAGAAGTCGTAGATAAGCTGGAATATCTAGCTTCACAAATAGATGATATAGGTTTGAGAGAAGATGTTGAAGGGAGATCTTCCCAAATAGTGCCCACAACTTCTCTGGTTGATCCAGAAACTGTAATTTACGGTAGGGATGATGATGAAAAGGCAATAGTCAACTTGCTGCTCTCAAACGATGTAGCAAGCAACAACCTCCCTTGTGTGATTCCCATTGTGGGCATGGGTGGGGTTGGAAAGACAACCCTTGCTCGGCACATCTACAACAACCAAAGAGTCATAGACCATTTTTCCCTTAAagcatgggtttgtgtttcaaAAGAATTTGACGTTCTTAAGATAACTAAAAATATTCTTGAGGCCGTCAGTTCACAAACAAATGATACCACTAACTTCGATATTATCCAAACTAAATTGAAGGATTATTTGATGGGAAAGAAATGTTTACTGATTCTTGATGATGTATGGAATGAAAAAGATGATTTATGGGAGCGCTTGAGTATTCCCTTATATGGAACATCAGGAAGTAGAATTATTGTGACAACACGAAGCAGTAGTGTTGCATCGATCATGAACCCTATTCAAATTTTCTATCTTAATAAATTATcagaagaagattgttggctatTATTTGCAAATCATGCCTTTGAAAATGGAAAATCTGATGAATTtccagaattaaaaaaaattggtgaagaAATCATTAAGAAGTGTGACGGTCTACCATTAGCAGCAAAAACACTCGGTTGTCTATTGCACTCAAAATTAGATGTAGAGGAttggaataaaattttgaaaagcgAAATTTGGAGTCTGCCTAATGATGGGGGTAACATTCTTCCAGCTTTAAGAATAAGTTACAATTACCTACCATCACATTTAAAGCGatgttttgcatatttttcaaTCTTCCCAAAGAATTATCTATTCAAAAAGGAAGAACTTGTTCAGTTGTGGATGGGAGAGGGTTTCTTGCAACAACACAATAAGAATGAAGAAATGGAAGTTATAGGTGCTGAGTACTTCCTTGATTTAGTAGCGTggtcacttttacaaaaatcaaATGGAAGCAAATTGTGCTTTTTAATGCATGACCTAGTCCATGATTTAGCTACATTTGTATCTGGCAAATTTTGTTTCAGATCGGAAGGGGATAACACAAACAAAATGATAGATAAAACTCGTCATTTTTCCTACTTAAGAACCAAATATGACATCCCAAAGAAGTTTATGGCTTTGAGCAAAGCTAAAAATTTACGCTCCTTCATTTCGTTAGAAATGAAAGAAGACGATGAGAACATGGAGTTCTACTTAACAAAGAGGGTACCACATGATTTATTATTGAAACTAAGATTCTTACGTGTGCTTTCTCTTTCACATTATTGTAATATAGAGTTGCCAGAGTCAATTGGAGATTTCAAACATCTACGCTATTTAGATGTTTCTTTTACTGGGATCAAGAGATTGCCTAAGTCTACCTGTATGTTGCTCAACTTACAAACGTTGAATTTATCAGGATGCAAATTTCTAGTTAAGTTGCcaaaaaatatgagaaatcTCATTAATTTGCGCCATCTTCATATTAGTGGAACTAGCATTGGAAATATGCCAATACATATGGGTCGATTACAATGTCTTCAGACTTTGACCAAATTTGTTGTCGGCAAGGACATTGGGTTTCAAATTGAAGAGTTAGGAAAACTTTCAAATCTTCAGGGTGTCATTGTGATATCGAATCTTCAGAATGTGATAAACTCAACTAATGCTTTGGAAGCAAAGTTGAAGGATAAGGAGCACCTCAAGGAGCTAACATTGGAGTGGGATGCTGCCAATGGCATTATTTCTCCAAGTGAAAGAGACGTACTCAACAATCTGCAGCCTCATACGAGCTTAACAACGCTTGTTATCAAGAATTACAATGACACAAGCTTTCCAAATTGGGTTGGAGATAGTTCATTTTCAAATATAACAGTTGTTCATCTAAACTCTTGTAGAAATTGCTCTAGTTTGCCATCACTTGGACAACTCCCCTCTCTTCTTGAGCTCttcatttttgggtttgatgaaGTTGTTACCGTGGATGCTGACTTTTATGGTAGCGGTTCTTGCACTATCACGCCATTTCAATCACTGAAAATATTGAGATTTGAGGCAATGTCGAAGTGGGAGGAATGGTCTCCTTATCACGGAGAAGGCGAAGATGAAGGAGGAGCTTTTCCGAGTCTCCAAGAGCTTTATCTTGAAGAATGTCCAAAACTAAGGGGAAGCTTGCCCAAGGACCTTCCTTCTTTAACCGAACTTCGGATTTATGAATGTGAACAACTTGAGACTTCTCTCCCAACTGCTCCTTCAATTCGTAAATTACAATTAAGGAATTGTAATGATGCGCTGTTGACAGAATTGCCACCCGCATTGCAGTACCTCGCAGTAACCGGATTCAAAAACCTGGAGTCTCTGCCACTGCCAGAGGGAGTGATGGACCACAACCAGTGTGTTGAAACGTTAACTATCTATGATTTTCCTGTGCTCAAGTCTCTTCCTCGTGGTGATCTATCCAGTTCCAGTCCCACTACACTAAAACGTCTTTGTATCCGTAATTGTAAGGAAGTAGAATTCCCGATGTACCCCTGCTATTCTTCCCTTGTGGGATTGATTATAGAATATAGCTGTAATCCTCTGAAGTCATTTCCGTTGGACATCTTCCCGAAGCTTCGTTATCTCATAATCGAAAGGTGTAGCAACATGGAGTCCCTTTTAGTTTCGGAGGGACATCACCTAACTGATCTCCTActgttgaaaataaaaaaatgccgTAATTTTGTAGCTTTTCCCAGTGGAGGATTGTCGGCCCCCAATCTCTCAGAATTAGAAGTCAGTAATTGCTCTCGTCTCAATTCACTTCCAGAAAACATGCACACGTTTCTCCCGTCTCTTAAATTTTTGGATATCATTAGTTGTCCACAAATTGAGTCTTTTCCGGAAGGTGGTCTGCCATCCAATCTATTTTCTTTAAGAATCAGCGACTGCAAAAAACTAATTCGCAATAGAATGGAGTGGGGCTTGCAAAGACTGCAGTCTCTTAAAAGATTAGCATTCATAAATTATGATCCTCATTGCTGGAATGTGGAGTCCTTTCCGGAGGAGTATTTACTGCCCACAAGTGTTATCCATCTTTACATCACTGGATTTGGAAATTTGAGAACGTTGGACAACAAGGGGTTTCAACACCTTACCTCTCTTCAATATTTCTCCATGGAAAACTGCCCGAAGCTCAAGCACATGCCAGAAGAGGGGCTGCCTGTCACAATCTCGAAAGTAAAGATCATTGCATGTCCTTCGTTGACGAAACGATTACAAAGGAAGAAGGGAAAAGAGTGGCGCAACATTGCTCACACCCCCTTCATAGAAATCATTGAGCGCAACACATCAAACAAAGCAAATCAGGTATTAGCCCCGCTCTCGATTTTACTTgcattctttttaatttatttattttttctataaattgtctattaattatttgtgaatgaagaaatactacTCATAATAAACGATTTCTTTGACGATTGTTAATTCTTTGTCTTATTCGCTTTTTTACAATGTTGGGCTCATGAAGTTGTCCATCGACGGAGAATGGAGAAGAACATTTCTATCTTGATTTCTGTGAAGAAGCTGCCAAAAGTATGACAGGATTCATGCTCAGTTACCTTTGTTAAACAAATACTTTCAAAGTGAAAATGGAAAAGTGGGCAACTCAAAATTCATGCATTGCTTCCTGTTTTAGTGAACCAGGTAAGTACCCATATGATTtaatgatttgcttaataagaaaataagaaaaattgcTTGAACATTTGTCAAATGATGTTTATTTGACTGATGTAGATCCCCTGTATGCTGTATGCAAGGTTAATTTCACCACTTGGTAAGATTCTTCTTTTACCCAAATGCTTCATGATTGGTGTCCATTTCGTTTTGAAAGCATGATTTTTATAATCTTAATTGAGGGTTTGTTAAAATCtgtgaaaagtgttgttgcTGTGAAAATCTGTAGTacgaaaaaacaattttctttaaaattggcAATTTTAAAAAACACCAACTCCCCATGGCTCACAATTTGAGGATGCAGATATTCCCTAGTTTTAATATGcaattttcttccaaaaaaaaaaaaaaaaaaaaaaacaaaaggcaaaggcctatattttattatttttattttcctttttctcgaAAAAAATCACAAAGCCAAAGGGGGGTCTTGATGACAAATAGatttatttaatcaaatttataatataggGAGTAATTCTCACATTTGCCTTGTGAAATATGCAGATGAACTTAATTTCATGAAAACTCCGTGGCTATTGGAAAGTAGGGtagaattgataaaaattttttGAGAACGGAAAGCGCCAATAACTATTTGTGGGGGGCAATAGTTTGATTGAGCAATGCAGGTCAGTGTTTCACTGTGATTCTGATAGCCAtccttttattaattattattttaaatgagaaATTAAATAGAATTTATCATATATGAAAGAAATTGGAATTGAAAACGTTCAACGTTTTCAGaatcttttttgctttttaagaTTCAAGTAATGAAATCTCTTAGATGAAACCAGTGTTGAGCACACGTGACTAAGGAGTCTAAACAGATTCatttaatcaaatttattgTATAAAGAGTAGTTCTCACATTTGCCCTGTGAAATATGCAGACGACCTTAGTTTCTTGAAAACTCTGGCTGTTGGAAGTAGGGCagaattgataaaaaatttgaggataGAAAGAGCCAATGACTATTTGTGGGTGGCAATGTTTAGATTGAGAAAGGCAGGTTAGTGTTTCACTATGATTCTGATTGCTATCCTATTATTCATTATTGTTTTAAATGGGAAATCAAACAGAATTTACCATATATGAAGAAATTGGAATTGAAAACGTTAAacattttcaagatttttttttgcttttcaagATTCAATTAATGAAATCTTTTAGATGAGATCAGTGTTGAATACACATGTGACTAAAGAGTCTAAACAGATTCATTCAATCAAATTTATAGTATTGAGAGTAATTCTCACATTTGCCTTGTCAAATATGCAGACGACCTTAGTTTCTTGAAAACTTTGTAGCTGTTGGAAAGTAAGGCTAAActgataaaagaaaattgagaatgGAAAGCGCTAATGACTATTTCTGGGTGGCAATGTTTTGATTGAAAAATGCAGGTTAGTGTttcaacttgattttgattgCCATCCTTTAATTCATTATTGTTTTACTTGTGATGAGAAACTAAATAGAATTTACCATATATGGAAGAAATTGGAGTTGAAAATGTTAAACATTTTCAAGATTCTTTTTGCTAAATACACCTGTGACTTAGGAGTCTAAATAGATTCATTTAATCAAATTTATAGCATAGAGAATAATTCTCACATTTTTCTTGTGAAATATGCAGACGACCTTAGTTTCTTGGAAACTTCATGACTATTGGAAAGTAGGGcagaattgataaaaaaaattgagaatggAAAGTACCAATGACTATTTGTGGGAGGCAATGTTTTGATTGAGCAATGCAGGTCAGGGTTTCATTGTGATTTTGATTGCCATCCTTTTGTTCATTATTGCTTTAAATGGGAAATTAAACAGAATTTACCATATATGAAAGAAATTGGAATTGAAAATGTTAAATGTTTgcgggatttttttttttttttgcttttcaagATAAAAGTAATGAAATCACATAGTTGAGGTTAGTGTTGAATGCAGGTGACTAAGGAGTGTAAACAGATTCATTTAATCAAATTTGTAGTATAGGGAGTAATTCTCACATTTACCCTATGAAATATGTAGACGACCTTAGTTTCTTGGAAAGTCCATGGCTATTGGAAAGTAGGGcagaattgataaaaaaaaaaattgagaatggAAAGTGCCAATGACTTTTTGTGAGAGGTAATGTTTTGATTGAGCAATGCAGGTCAGTGTTTCACTATGATTTTGATTTTcgtcattttatttattaatgttttaaatggaaaatttaacataatttaCCATATATGAAAGAAATTGGAATTGAAAATGTTAAACATTTTAGGATCTTTTTTGCTTTTCAAGATTTAAGTAATGAAATCTTGTAGATGAGATCAATGTTGAATACACCTGATTAAGGAgtctaaacaaatttttttaatcaaatttatgGTATAGGGAGTAATTCTCTCATTTGCGCTGTGAAATATGCAGACGACCTTAGTTTCTTGAAAATTCCATAGCTGTTGGAAAGGAGGACAggattgtttaaaaaaaaaaaaaaattgagaatagCAAGTGTCAGTGACTATTTTGTGGGAGGAAGTGTTTTGATTGAGCAATGCATGTCAGTATTACACTAAGATTCTGATTGCCATccttttattcattattttaaaaatgtgaaattaaACAGAATTTATCATATGTAAATTGGAATTGAAATCGTTAACcgtttttaggattttttatgCTCTTCAAGATTCAGGTAATGAAATCTCTTAGATGAGATTAGTGTAGAATACACGTGACTAAGGAATCTGTATCTATTTCCCCCTACCCCAACTCACGGTAAACGTTGGTTTTgacccaaaacataaaaagacTTCACCTATACCAAAACATTTTCATTCATTACaggaaattttgaatatattcctAGTTGCATACTTATATTTTCAATGATTTGTTGTGccaatatattttctttaccaAGGATTCTATTTCACTAGCTTTTGGGTTCATTACAGTCCAACTGGGGATGTCTCATGATGTTGAATGATTCTCCATTTGTTGGTAGCTCATGGAAATAATATGTACTGGCTTAACTAATCACATGTGATTATGTACACTCTATAAATAGTTAATGTATTGAATGATTTTCTTGCCTAATTAAATGTTCTATAATTGCAAACAATAAAAATGCTGTTTGGATCCtgcaaattttcaaaacacagAATTTTTAACCCATCCTTTGTTGCTAAAAATAAGAATTCTTCAGTCCTTATCAAACATAATTtcctttttgttgatttttatgATGTTTGAAAGTAGATATTCATCATTTGGAGTAAAATCACAACGAGGAAAAGTTGAAGCATTTAAGAAAGTGAAAGggagctttttaatttttatggtgGGGTTTAGATTAGTAACTCAAtcatttagaattttatttctttggtcCTACATAATGGATATATATCTctagttttcattttttcataatgCTTTTTGTTTATCAAAACATAAAGGATATATATTACCACATAGAGAAGGATATTTTGTATATCTTATATATGTTCCCTAGTTTAATTCAAGTTACATCATTCAATGCTACAAACTACCTGTGGGTGCAGATTGGCTGGCTAAGACTACCTCTCTTTACATTTTGGAATTTGCATTAAGCCTCTCCAGAGGATAGGTCTGCTTTTGGTTATTACCTCTCTGTGGGTGTAGATTGTCTTCCTAACTCCAGACAGCTCCAAAGGCTCAGCAAGTCACTGCTCCTTCTGTCCTTTTTGTCCACACTAGTTGGATCTGCCCAACTCCCTTCTTACCATCAAGAACATTAACTTTAACAATGCTAAGACAAGGGTACAGAGGCGCAGAGAGAGGGGAATCCAGCTGCTGGCCCTATATTGCTCAGGTTGAGGCTCACTGACTATACTAAAAAATCAAGGTATCTTTAAATGTAGGGAATTAAAATTTCCTTCATGCCCATGTCACTCTTCCCTTGATCTGATAGATATAATTATCTGTCATCATTTGGTTTGGATATCTTTCcaaagttttttagtctcaaaatcAACATGTGTGGCAACATCAAGTCTCTTTCAGTTTGGGAGGGACATGAACTTGTTATCCAGCTTTGGAAATCAAGGAATGCCTTAATTTTGCAGATTCTCCCAAGGGGGGATTGCCAACCCCCAACCTTACACTGTTAAAAGTTCATGATTGCCTTTGTCTCAAGTCGCTTCCTGAAACATGGATACGCTCCTCCCATCTCTTCAAATTTTGGATATCACAAACTGTCAACAAGTTGAGTCTTTTCCAGAAGGTCTGCCGACCAATATGAATTGTTTTGCCATCGATGCTTCTGAGAAATCATTGCCAAAAGGAAGCAGTGGGGTTTGCAAAGACTTCACTCTCCTAATCAATTATTATTGTCTTGTCATGATTGCAGGAAAGTGCTTTCCTGAGGAAGACTTCCACAAGTCTTAGCACTCTTCCTATAaaggaatttcaaaatttgagatcCCTAGACAAGAAGGGCCTTCAACTCCTTACCTCTCTTCAACTGTTGTCTATCTTAGATTGCCCCAGACTAAAGTAGATGCCAGAAGATGGGATTTCTTGTCTCCATTCTCAGCTACAGTTTCATCAAtgtaaaaaaattccaaaaaaaagaataaaagtgtGGCGCAAGATTGCTCACATCTTTATCATACAAATCAATGATGAAGTCTCATTATCTGAGCCTCAAAAACCACTTGACAATAAGGTACTTGTTCCACTCAACCCTCTAAGCCtccatttgattttatttatgcTTCTTTCTTACGTTGTTTATGgataattaaatttgaaaaatttgttaatccgataaaaaatggaaaaagtaaaAGGATTTCTTCTAAGATTGTTAGTCCAAAGCTGGTGTTCTCAAGTTTTTATGGGTTCTTTTGTAAGATTATTTCCATTTGTTAGTAGCAAGTGCTACAAAAGGGTTGGTCAAACACATTCCAGAAGAGCAGTTAACAAAACAATTGTCAAGGAAGAAGGGAAGATAGTGGCGAAAGATTGGTCACATTTGCTGCATAAAAATGGATGCCCCAACCCAAATCAGGTATTGATTCTACTTGAGCAACTAAGTTTCATTCTTGATTTgacttatatttctttttagctgtacatctggaaaaaaaaaaaaaaaatacaaacatacAACTGAatgtttgaaattgaaaatttaaaacattcCCTTGAATTTTTGCAAATCATAAAATGTCCACAGCTTGAGTCAAGCTGCAGAAAGTGATGGTCGGATTGAGCGTTCTGTGAGAGAACATTCAGCACTCATGTCAATCCTTGATCGCTGTCCAGTATGTTGAactgttgtgtttttttatgttttatcatTTGTCTCCCGTGCCTTGTACGATAGGCCTTGGATGATGCATTGACATgcaataagaaaatttaaatagcATAATCGTTCTATATCGAAAATGCAAGCTGATATGAATTTCAAAGGCATTTCTTGATCCAAGGTTGTCTTTTGCGTTTAAGGTTTTTGGTACAATTTGTTGTGTAAGGCTATGTTGTTtcattggtgattttttttttggtaaattacacTAACCTTCCTAAGGTTTGAGGAAATGTCAGAAttcctttcttatttttaaaaatgacacTGAGCCCCtatggttattatttttatttcttttatttttaaatttttcttaagatATAACCAATTTGGttattaagcattttttttttttggtggttattttggttgagaatttaatttgagaaatttgaaaatatgtaatGAACATAAATGGTCATAAGGGGTTATTTGTTGCGTAAATCATAATATTAAGGGGtggagtgtcttctataaaaaTAGGAGGGGGTTTTTGAAATTTCCACAAACCCCGAGGGAGGCAATTGTAATTTACCTGTACTTACTAGAAATGGTAAGAGTCTCTTGGCTTGATGGCATGTCTGGCTTTCCACTATGGGGAATGCCTCAGTTCAAATTTTGGGGGTGTCATCCCTTTGACCCTTCACCTAGCAATCcccctcctccccccccccccccctcccccggccacaaaaaaaagaagaaaaggtatCCATTTTCCTACTGTACAAGTACAAGACTTTATGTTCTAAGTTTCTGAGAAGTTGGTATCTAAGAAATGGGACGCAAATAGATTTACTGAaatttctttctcctttctcACACTAATAAATTTTGTACAGCTTACTTCTCATCATTTTTTGGTATGCcctttttattattggtaataAGAATTCACTAAGTACAAACTACTGACCATTTGTTtgatttagttatttttttattgacctGTATTGGCTGGTTTAGCTTTTGGCAGCACCCTGGGTTTAGTTTTTGTCCAGCATTGTTTTCCTTAGCTGATCTTAGTTAATCATCTGTGGGTGCAATCTGCTTCTAAGCCTAtatttgcattttcttttgtcAGATTGAATCAACCCTCCCAAGTTTGGCAAGGCCAATAATGTCTTTGGATGCCAATGAGGATGCTGTTGTGGGTGCTCTGAAGCAGAGCTTGGTAAAATCTctaaacaccccccccccccggccCAACATCTTTTCTGCTTTGGCCTGTTGTGAAAGTTGACTGTCAATTTCATCTTTCCTATTCTCTCACCACATGCTCAATGTACATTTTGTAAGGGACATATAGTTTTATCCGCTCATTTGCTTAGAGATCAGTTTGAAGCTTTCACGAAGATGATAACAATCTAGTCATATCACATGGTTGTTTCACATAACTTACAGAATATGTATTGTGCTTTGTTTACTGACAGATACgattttaacatttttgttctaaatatttattataaatttggcTTATGTTATTTGTCTTGAATATGGATATTTTTACAGTACTTATTATAAAAAAGGATTTGTATCCAGAAATTGTATGAACAAGAATAATGCTAAACAATTGGGTGTCCTGAAATTGGGATGGTGAAGGACTAgggaaattttcaaatttattttgtggTAGGACTGTACTTTTTGCACCATAAGTCTAGGATTGAAAAGGTTAAATGTTAATGCTTAGGTTTGTGGAAGGACAGCATTGCcgtaaacttttatatatttgtagACACTGGAAAAAACAAGTGTGCCTGCATGGATGCGgcttgaaaaatattaaaagggtGCCAAATCATGCGTAGATGTTGAAGCATAACCACTTGCACTCATGTACTAAAAGTATTTTTGGGGATGCTTAATGATGGGCATGTGGCATATTGGCATGCAATACATCCGTATAGCTTTCTTGATGCCTTACAGCAGCTCAAGAATTTTgagttataataaaaaaaggtacTAACCTCACAGCAAGTCCCC
This region includes:
- the LOC142607268 gene encoding putative disease resistance RPP13-like protein 1, whose product is MATIVGEALLSESVKLLLDLASQEVVKFIRGRKVSDTLLTKLKTSCLTLSKVLNDAEGREITDANVKDWVDELKDAVYHAEDLLDEIATEALRCQVEADFVITCTSKVRNFISTPFDQFGRKLESKLQEVVDKLEYLASQIDDIGLREDVEGRSSQIVPTTSLVDPETVIYGRDDDEKAIVNLLLSNDVASNNLPCVIPIVGMGGVGKTTLARHIYNNQRVIDHFSLKAWVCVSKEFDVLKITKNILEAVSSQTNDTTNFDIIQTKLKDYLMGKKCLLILDDVWNEKDDLWERLSIPLYGTSGSRIIVTTRSSSVASIMNPIQIFYLNKLSEEDCWLLFANHAFENGKSDEFPELKKIGEEIIKKCDGLPLAAKTLGCLLHSKLDVEDWNKILKSEIWSLPNDGGNILPALRISYNYLPSHLKRCFAYFSIFPKNYLFKKEELVQLWMGEGFLQQHNKNEEMEVIGAEYFLDLVAWSLLQKSNGSKLCFLMHDLVHDLATFVSGKFCFRSEGDNTNKMIDKTRHFSYLRTKYDIPKKFMALSKAKNLRSFISLEMKEDDENMEFYLTKRVPHDLLLKLRFLRVLSLSHYCNIELPESIGDFKHLRYLDVSFTGIKRLPKSTCMLLNLQTLNLSGCKFLVKLPKNMRNLINLRHLHISGTSIGNMPIHMGRLQCLQTLTKFVVGKDIGFQIEELGKLSNLQGVIVISNLQNVINSTNALEAKLKDKEHLKELTLEWDAANGIISPSERDVLNNLQPHTSLTTLVIKNYNDTSFPNWVGDSSFSNITVVHLNSCRNCSSLPSLGQLPSLLELFIFGFDEVVTVDADFYGSGSCTITPFQSLKILRFEAMSKWEEWSPYHGEGEDEGGAFPSLQELYLEECPKLRGSLPKDLPSLTELRIYECEQLETSLPTAPSIRKLQLRNCNDALLTELPPALQYLAVTGFKNLESLPLPEGVMDHNQCVETLTIYDFPVLKSLPRGDLSSSSPTTLKRLCIRNCKEVEFPMYPCYSSLVGLIIEYSCNPLKSFPLDIFPKLRYLIIERCSNMESLLVSEGHHLTDLLLLKIKKCRNFVAFPSGGLSAPNLSELEVSNCSRLNSLPENMHTFLPSLKFLDIISCPQIESFPEGGLPSNLFSLRISDCKKLIRNRMEWGLQRLQSLKRLAFINYDPHCWNVESFPEEYLLPTSVIHLYITGFGNLRTLDNKGFQHLTSLQYFSMENCPKLKHMPEEGLPVTISKVKIIACPSLTKRLQRKKGKEWRNIAHTPFIEIIERNTSNKANQLSIDGEWRRTFLS